The Streptomyces sp. CC0208 genome window below encodes:
- a CDS encoding CocE/NonD family hydrolase: MDLRRLRRPRWIAAAASVVVLAAAGTWTAAASDDPPPVHRTDQIMAIDGVRIDTSYFTTNGTGRRPAVLLGHGFGGSKNDVRQQAQDLAREGYAVLTWSARGFGRSTGKVGLNDPKGEVADVSRLIGWLAKQPQVQLDRPGDPRVGVAGASYGGAVSLLAAGHDRRVDAIAPLITYWNLSDALFPNGVFKKLWAGIFVNSAGGCAKFEPQICAMYQRVAQSGVPDAQAEKMLEERSPSAVAKDIKVPTLLVQGQTDSLFPLNQADAAAKAIRAGGAPVAVDWIAGGHDGGDLETSRVQSRVTHWFDRYLKDDKSADTGPAFRVTRTLGTDTGDGETRLTGVTADTYPGLESDDHKIALTGREQDFANPAGAGPPAVSALPGLGGGGLSQLSSLGVGVSLDFPGQYAAFESAPVRDDLRITGSPTVTVHVKSTTEDAVLFAKVYDVGANGRQTLPSQLVEPIRVEGAKAGKDVTITLPAIDHDIEDGHRLRLVLASTDLGYASPTAPATYTVSLKSDLNVPTALGEKTPQAPLPAWVWWLPLSGAVLALILVVTGRRRTTAPAAPESELAEIPLQITDLSKRYAKSADRYAVRDLSFRVEKGQVLGLLGPNGAGKTTTLRMLMGLIRPDGGEVRVFGHAIAPGAPVLSRVGAFVEGAGFLPHLSGRENLELYWRATGRPPEDAHLEEALEIAGLGDALSRAVRTYSQGMRQRLAIAQAMLGLPDLLILDEPTNGLDPPQIREMREVMIRYAAAGRTVIVSSHLLSEVEQSCTHLVVMDHGKLVQAGPVAEIVGSGDTLLVGTAVPVEEPLAEKVAALPGVASALTTDDGLLVRLDTDGSAARLVADLVRLEVPVESVGPHRRLEDAFLTLIGDSA, from the coding sequence ATGGATCTTCGACGCCTCCGGAGGCCACGGTGGATCGCCGCCGCGGCCTCCGTCGTCGTGCTCGCCGCCGCCGGGACCTGGACGGCCGCCGCCTCTGACGACCCGCCCCCGGTGCACCGCACGGACCAGATCATGGCGATCGACGGCGTCCGCATCGACACCTCGTACTTCACGACGAACGGCACCGGAAGGCGCCCCGCGGTCCTCTTGGGCCACGGCTTCGGCGGCAGCAAGAACGACGTACGCCAACAGGCGCAGGACCTGGCGAGAGAGGGCTACGCGGTCCTGACCTGGTCGGCGCGAGGCTTCGGCAGGTCGACGGGCAAGGTCGGCCTCAACGACCCGAAGGGTGAGGTCGCCGACGTCTCCCGGCTCATCGGCTGGCTGGCGAAGCAACCCCAGGTCCAGCTCGACAGGCCCGGCGACCCCAGGGTCGGCGTGGCGGGCGCGAGCTACGGCGGCGCGGTCTCCCTCCTCGCCGCAGGCCACGACCGGCGCGTGGACGCGATCGCCCCGTTGATCACGTACTGGAACCTCTCGGACGCCCTCTTCCCGAACGGCGTCTTCAAGAAGCTCTGGGCCGGCATCTTCGTCAACTCGGCGGGTGGTTGCGCCAAGTTCGAGCCGCAGATCTGCGCGATGTACCAGCGGGTGGCCCAGTCCGGCGTCCCGGACGCGCAGGCCGAGAAGATGCTGGAGGAGCGCTCCCCGTCGGCCGTCGCCAAGGACATCAAGGTCCCCACCCTCCTCGTGCAGGGCCAGACGGACTCCCTCTTCCCCCTGAACCAGGCCGACGCCGCCGCGAAGGCGATCCGCGCGGGCGGCGCCCCCGTCGCCGTCGACTGGATCGCGGGCGGCCATGACGGCGGTGACCTGGAGACGAGCCGGGTCCAGTCCCGCGTGACGCACTGGTTCGACCGCTATCTCAAGGACGACAAGAGCGCCGACACCGGCCCCGCCTTCCGCGTCACCCGCACCCTCGGCACCGATACCGGCGACGGCGAGACCCGCCTCACCGGCGTCACCGCCGACACCTACCCGGGGCTGGAGAGCGACGACCACAAGATCGCCCTGACCGGCCGCGAACAGGACTTCGCCAACCCGGCCGGGGCCGGCCCGCCCGCCGTCTCGGCCCTGCCGGGCCTCGGCGGTGGCGGTCTCTCCCAGCTCTCCTCCCTCGGCGTCGGCGTCTCCCTCGACTTCCCGGGCCAGTACGCCGCGTTCGAGTCGGCCCCGGTCAGGGACGACCTCCGGATCACCGGTTCGCCGACCGTCACCGTCCACGTGAAGTCGACGACCGAGGACGCGGTCCTGTTCGCCAAGGTGTACGACGTCGGCGCGAACGGCCGGCAGACGCTGCCCTCCCAACTCGTCGAGCCGATCAGGGTCGAGGGGGCCAAGGCCGGCAAGGACGTCACGATCACCCTCCCGGCGATCGACCACGACATCGAGGACGGCCACCGCCTCCGCCTGGTCCTCGCCTCCACGGACCTCGGCTACGCCTCCCCGACGGCCCCGGCGACGTACACCGTCTCCCTCAAGAGCGACCTGAACGTCCCCACCGCCCTCGGCGAGAAGACCCCCCAGGCCCCCCTGCCCGCCTGGGTGTGGTGGCTGCCGCTGTCCGGCGCCGTGCTCGCCCTGATCCTCGTGGTGACGGGCCGCCGCCGTACCACGGCCCCCGCCGCCCCCGAGTCCGAGCTGGCCGAAATCCCCCTGCAGATAACCGACTTGAGCAAGCGGTACGCCAAGTCCGCCGACCGGTACGCGGTCCGCGACCTGTCCTTCCGTGTCGAGAAGGGCCAGGTCCTCGGGCTGCTCGGCCCGAACGGCGCGGGCAAGACGACCACCCTGCGCATGCTGATGGGCCTGATCAGGCCGGACGGCGGCGAGGTCCGCGTCTTCGGCCACGCGATCGCGCCCGGCGCCCCCGTGCTCTCCCGTGTCGGCGCCTTCGTCGAGGGCGCGGGCTTCCTCCCGCACCTGTCGGGCCGGGAGAACCTGGAGCTGTACTGGCGGGCCACCGGCCGCCCGCCCGAGGACGCCCACCTGGAGGAGGCGCTGGAGATCGCCGGTCTCGGCGACGCGCTCTCCCGCGCGGTGCGCACCTACTCCCAGGGCATGCGCCAGCGCCTGGCCATCGCCCAGGCCATGCTGGGCCTGCCGGACCTGCTCATCCTCGACGAACCGACCAACGGCCTCGACCCGCCGCAGATCCGCGAGATGCGCGAGGTGATGATCCGTTACGCGGCGGCCGGACGCACGGTCATCGTCTCCAGCCACCTCCTCTCGGAGGTCGAGCAGTCCTGCACCCACCTCGTCGTCATGGACCACGGCAAGCTGGTCCAGGCGGGCCCGGTCGCCGAGATCGTCGGCTCCGGCGACACCCTCCTGGTCGGCACGGCCGTACCGGTGGAGGAGCCCCTGGCCGAGAAGGTCGCGGCCCTGCCGGGCGTGGCGTCGGCGCTCACCACCGACGACGGTCTCCTCGTACGGCTCGACACGGACGGCAGTGCGGCACGTCTGGTCGCCGACCTCGTCCGGCTGGAGGTCCCCGTGGAGTCGGTGGGCCCCCACCGCCGCCTCGAGGACGCCTTCCTCACCCTGATCGGAGACTCCGCATGA
- a CDS encoding ABC transporter permease, translating to MSSSTLTGRAEVADGYRAGRTLPIRVELVRQLKRRRTLVMFGILVALPFVLLIAFQLGGGPGSGNTRVNLMDTATVSGANFAAVNLFASAGFLLIVPVALFCGDTVASEAGWSSLRYLLAAPVPRARLLWSKLVVGLALSLAAMVLLPLVALAVGTAAYGWGPLQLPTGGALEPGTAAQRLLITVAYLFVSQLVTAALAFWLSTRTDAPLGAVGGAVGLTIVGNVLDQVTALGDWRDFLPAHWQYAWLDAVQPKVQWSDMIQGTSLSITLALVLFALAFRGFARKDVVS from the coding sequence ATGAGCAGCAGCACGCTGACCGGGCGCGCGGAGGTCGCCGACGGCTACCGCGCCGGCCGTACGCTGCCGATCCGGGTCGAGCTGGTACGGCAGTTGAAGCGCCGCCGCACCCTCGTCATGTTCGGCATCCTGGTCGCCCTGCCCTTCGTCCTGCTGATCGCCTTCCAGCTGGGCGGCGGACCGGGCTCGGGCAACACCCGCGTCAACCTGATGGACACGGCGACGGTGTCCGGGGCGAACTTCGCCGCGGTGAACCTCTTCGCCTCCGCGGGCTTCCTGCTGATCGTCCCGGTCGCGCTGTTCTGCGGGGACACGGTCGCCTCGGAGGCCGGCTGGTCCTCCCTGCGCTACCTGCTGGCGGCGCCCGTACCCAGGGCCCGTCTGCTGTGGTCGAAGCTCGTCGTCGGGCTCGCTCTCAGCCTGGCCGCGATGGTCCTGCTCCCGCTGGTCGCCCTCGCGGTCGGCACGGCGGCCTACGGCTGGGGCCCGCTCCAGCTCCCCACCGGCGGCGCACTGGAACCGGGCACGGCGGCGCAACGCCTGCTGATCACGGTGGCGTACCTCTTCGTCTCCCAACTCGTCACCGCCGCCCTCGCGTTCTGGCTCTCCACCCGCACCGACGCCCCCCTCGGCGCGGTCGGCGGCGCCGTCGGCCTGACCATCGTCGGCAATGTGCTGGACCAGGTGACGGCCCTCGGCGACTGGCGCGACTTCCTCCCCGCGCACTGGCAGTACGCGTGGCTGGACGCCGTACAGCCGAAGGTGCAGTGGTCCGACATGATCCAGGGCACCTCCCTGTCGATAACGCTCGCCCTGGTGCTGTTCGCCCTGGCCTTCAGGGGTTTCGCCCGCAAGGACGTGGTCTCCTAG
- a CDS encoding von Willebrand factor type A domain-containing protein, with product MERQRTRQVMLTLALAGGLLLTGCGAGDGGSKNSADGARGGSYDSGFPAPDQPQGEQDPDESRGDYVTPSPDYLSTFALDVDTASYGYARRTLAEGRRPDPSTIRPEEFVNSFRQDYDRPDGNGFTVTVDGARTSKDDWSLVRVGLATRSAGENADERPPAALTFVIDISGSMSEPGRLDLAQRSLDTMTERLRDDDSVALVTFSDRARKVLPMTRLGGHRDRIHEAIDGLEPTYSTNLGAGVETGYKTAVEGLRKGATNRVVLISDALANDGETDPDAILERIDTARREHGITLFGVGVGSDYGDALMERLADKGDGHTVYVSGDDAEKVFCEQLPQNIDLTARDAKAQVAFDPETVASFRLVGYDDRRVADDDFRDDRVDGGEVGPGHTVTALYAVRTRPGADGHLATATVRWQDPRTRAPHEKSAGLETFDDSLRDAGPRFQVDAVAAYFADALRDTATDNRLPGRPSMSELADWADELGDRTEDNAVRRLADSIRQARHLAD from the coding sequence ATGGAGCGACAGCGGACACGACAGGTGATGCTCACCCTCGCACTGGCGGGCGGCCTGCTGCTCACCGGCTGCGGCGCGGGTGACGGAGGAAGCAAGAACAGCGCGGACGGAGCGAGGGGAGGCTCGTACGACTCGGGCTTCCCGGCCCCGGACCAGCCGCAGGGCGAGCAGGACCCCGACGAGTCCCGCGGCGACTACGTCACCCCGTCCCCGGACTACCTCTCCACCTTCGCCCTCGACGTCGACACCGCCTCCTACGGCTACGCCCGCCGCACCCTCGCCGAAGGCCGCCGCCCCGACCCCTCGACGATCCGCCCCGAGGAGTTCGTCAACAGCTTCCGCCAGGACTACGACCGCCCCGACGGCAACGGCTTCACGGTCACCGTCGACGGCGCCCGCACCAGCAAGGACGACTGGTCCCTGGTCCGCGTGGGCCTGGCCACCAGGAGCGCCGGGGAGAACGCGGACGAACGCCCGCCCGCCGCCCTCACCTTCGTCATCGACATCTCCGGCTCCATGTCCGAACCCGGCCGCCTCGACCTCGCCCAGCGGTCCCTCGACACCATGACGGAACGGCTGCGCGACGACGACTCGGTCGCCCTCGTCACCTTCAGCGACCGGGCCAGGAAGGTCCTGCCGATGACCCGCCTCGGCGGCCACCGCGACCGGATCCACGAGGCGATCGACGGCCTGGAGCCGACGTACTCCACCAACCTCGGCGCGGGCGTCGAGACCGGCTACAAGACGGCCGTCGAGGGCCTGCGCAAGGGCGCCACCAACCGGGTCGTCCTCATCTCCGACGCCCTCGCCAACGACGGTGAGACCGACCCCGACGCCATCCTCGAGCGCATCGACACCGCCCGCCGCGAGCACGGCATCACCCTCTTCGGCGTCGGTGTCGGCAGCGACTACGGCGACGCCCTCATGGAACGCCTCGCCGACAAGGGCGACGGCCACACCGTCTACGTCTCCGGCGACGACGCCGAGAAGGTCTTCTGCGAACAGCTGCCGCAGAACATCGACCTGACCGCCCGCGACGCCAAGGCCCAGGTCGCCTTCGACCCCGAGACCGTCGCCTCCTTCCGCCTCGTCGGCTACGACGACCGCCGCGTCGCCGACGACGACTTCCGCGACGACCGGGTGGACGGCGGCGAGGTCGGCCCCGGCCACACGGTCACCGCGCTCTACGCGGTCCGCACCCGCCCCGGTGCCGACGGTCACCTCGCCACGGCCACCGTCCGCTGGCAGGACCCCAGGACCCGGGCTCCGCACGAGAAGTCGGCCGGCCTTGAGACCTTCGACGACTCGCTGCGGGACGCCGGCCCCCGCTTCCAGGTCGACGCGGTGGCCGCCTACTTCGCCGACGCCCTCCGGGACACCGCCACCGACAACCGCCTTCCCGGCAGGCCGTCCATGAGTGAACTCGCCGACTGGGCAGACGAGTTGGGCGACCGGACCGAGGACAACGCGGTACGCCGACTCGCCGACTCCATCCGCCAGGCACGGCACCTCGCGGACTGA
- a CDS encoding AMP-dependent synthetase/ligase, giving the protein MGVRKDLKRAKQRTDLASRTAVEVIRGEDGVVREARTPALAPRPTTGSIADLPFTNAAETPDTVVLRRRETTGWRPVTAREFADEVTAVAKGLIAEGLEPGGRVAVMSRTRYEWTVLDFAIWAAGGQTVPVYATSSAEQVEWIVRDSGVRHFFVETDDNLATVTAADYPPPDFVRYFQIDSHDLAALRTKGLDVPDEEVTKRRAALTPDTIATVCYTSGTTGRPKGCVLTHANLHAEAANTVELLHPIFKEVTDQTASTLLFLPLAHIMGRTLQIACLMARIEIGHCPSIKPDELRPALKEFRPTFLVGVPYLFEKIHATGRATAEKLGRAASFDRAHRIGVRFGAAYLDKFLGRGKGPGPGLYAAWGLYDLLVYRRIRKELGGRTRYAISGGSPLDRELNLFFSAAGIIIYEGYGLTETSAAATVVPPLGPRPGTVGQPVPGTAIRIADDGEVLIKGGIVFGAYWNNPEATDAVLKDEWFATGDLGALDEDGYLTITGRKKDLLVTSGGKNVSPAVLEDRLRSRAPVGQCLVVGDNRPFVAALITLDPEAMTHWLSVRGLPADTPHSELVEDERLRADIQKAVDHANAAVSRAESIRAFRLIEGEFTEDNGMLTPSLKVKRNVVTAAYAEEIEALYRR; this is encoded by the coding sequence ATGGGCGTACGCAAGGACCTGAAGCGGGCGAAACAGCGCACCGACCTGGCGAGTCGCACCGCGGTCGAGGTCATCAGGGGCGAGGACGGTGTCGTACGGGAGGCACGGACACCGGCCCTCGCCCCGCGCCCGACGACCGGCAGCATCGCCGACCTCCCGTTCACCAACGCGGCCGAGACCCCCGACACCGTGGTGCTGCGCCGCCGGGAGACGACAGGCTGGCGTCCGGTCACCGCCCGGGAGTTCGCCGACGAAGTCACCGCCGTGGCCAAGGGGTTGATCGCCGAAGGTCTCGAACCGGGCGGCCGGGTCGCGGTGATGTCCCGCACCCGCTACGAGTGGACGGTCCTGGACTTCGCGATCTGGGCGGCCGGCGGCCAGACGGTCCCCGTCTACGCCACCTCCTCGGCCGAGCAGGTGGAGTGGATCGTCCGGGACTCCGGCGTGCGCCACTTCTTCGTGGAGACCGACGACAACCTGGCCACCGTGACCGCCGCCGACTACCCCCCGCCCGACTTCGTGCGGTACTTCCAGATCGACAGCCACGACCTGGCCGCCCTCAGGACCAAGGGGCTCGACGTCCCCGACGAGGAGGTCACCAAGCGCCGCGCCGCCCTGACCCCCGACACCATCGCCACCGTCTGCTACACCTCCGGCACCACCGGCCGCCCCAAGGGCTGCGTCCTCACCCACGCCAACCTGCACGCCGAGGCCGCCAACACCGTCGAACTGCTCCACCCCATCTTCAAGGAGGTCACCGACCAGACCGCCTCCACCCTGCTGTTCCTCCCGCTCGCCCACATCATGGGCCGCACCCTCCAGATCGCCTGTCTGATGGCCCGCATCGAGATCGGCCACTGCCCGAGCATCAAGCCCGACGAACTCCGGCCCGCGCTCAAGGAGTTCCGCCCGACCTTCCTCGTCGGCGTCCCGTACCTCTTCGAGAAGATCCACGCCACCGGCCGCGCCACCGCCGAGAAGCTGGGCCGCGCCGCCTCCTTCGACCGCGCCCACCGCATCGGCGTCCGCTTCGGCGCGGCGTACCTGGACAAATTCCTGGGCCGGGGCAAAGGGCCGGGCCCCGGCCTCTACGCCGCCTGGGGCCTGTACGACCTGCTGGTCTACCGCCGTATCCGCAAGGAACTCGGCGGCCGCACGCGCTACGCCATCAGCGGCGGCTCACCCCTGGACCGTGAGCTCAACCTGTTCTTCTCCGCCGCCGGAATCATCATCTACGAGGGCTACGGCCTCACCGAGACCAGCGCCGCCGCCACCGTCGTCCCGCCCCTCGGCCCCCGCCCCGGCACGGTCGGACAACCGGTTCCCGGCACCGCGATCCGCATCGCCGACGACGGCGAGGTCCTCATCAAGGGCGGGATCGTCTTCGGCGCCTACTGGAACAACCCCGAGGCCACCGACGCCGTCCTGAAGGACGAGTGGTTCGCCACCGGTGACCTGGGCGCCCTCGACGAGGACGGCTATCTCACCATCACCGGCCGCAAGAAGGACCTCCTCGTCACCTCCGGTGGCAAGAACGTCTCCCCGGCCGTCCTGGAGGACCGCCTGCGCAGCCGGGCTCCCGTCGGCCAGTGCCTGGTCGTCGGCGACAACCGTCCCTTCGTCGCCGCCCTGATCACCCTCGACCCCGAGGCGATGACCCACTGGCTGTCGGTGCGGGGCCTGCCCGCCGACACCCCGCACTCCGAACTCGTCGAGGACGAGCGGCTGCGCGCCGACATCCAGAAGGCCGTCGATCACGCCAACGCGGCCGTCTCCCGCGCCGAGTCGATCCGCGCCTTCCGGCTTATCGAGGGGGAGTTCACCGAGGACAACGGCATGCTCACCCCGTCCCTGAAGGTCAAGCGGAACGTGGTGACGGCGGCCTACGCGGAGGAGATCGAGGCGCTGTACCGGCGCTGA
- a CDS encoding rodlin: MIKKIVATAAMAASAVGASAAAAPQALAIGNDQGPTVANGNGAWQSFGNSSTYGNMSPQMALIQGSFNKPCLAVSDLPIGVLQVVNVQDVPILSDQQTQQCAENSTQAKRDGALAHLLEDVSILSTAAESND; encoded by the coding sequence GTGATCAAGAAGATTGTTGCCACCGCGGCGATGGCCGCGTCCGCCGTAGGTGCCTCCGCCGCCGCGGCCCCGCAGGCACTCGCGATCGGCAACGACCAGGGGCCGACCGTGGCGAACGGCAACGGCGCGTGGCAGAGCTTCGGCAACTCGAGCACCTACGGGAACATGAGCCCGCAGATGGCGCTGATCCAGGGTTCCTTCAACAAGCCCTGCCTCGCTGTCAGCGACCTGCCCATCGGTGTGCTCCAGGTGGTCAACGTCCAGGATGTCCCGATCCTGTCGGACCAGCAGACCCAGCAGTGTGCCGAGAACTCCACCCAGGCCAAGCGGGACGGGGCGCTGGCCCACCTGCTGGAGGACGTGTCGATCCTGTCCACCGCCGCGGAGTCCAACGACTAG
- a CDS encoding rodlin, with protein MLKKAMAAAAAAASVVGMSVAAAPTALAIGNDNGPTVANGNGATSSFGNSATKGDMSPQLSLVQGTLNKPCLGLSDTNVGVLQVVNVQDVPILSDQLTQQCSDNSTQSKRDGALSHVLEDLSVLSAATEATEAAHGEK; from the coding sequence GTGCTTAAGAAGGCAATGGCCGCCGCGGCGGCCGCCGCTTCTGTCGTGGGAATGTCGGTGGCGGCAGCTCCGACGGCGCTTGCCATCGGCAACGACAACGGGCCGACCGTGGCGAACGGTAACGGCGCCACGTCGTCGTTCGGCAATTCGGCGACCAAGGGTGACATGAGCCCCCAGCTCTCGCTGGTCCAGGGCACGCTCAACAAGCCGTGCCTCGGCCTGAGCGACACCAACGTCGGCGTTCTGCAGGTCGTCAACGTCCAGGACGTGCCGATCCTGTCGGACCAGCTGACCCAGCAGTGCTCCGACAACTCCACCCAGTCCAAGCGGGACGGCGCGCTGTCGCACGTCCTCGAGGACCTGTCGGTTCTGTCGGCCGCCACCGAGGCAACGGAAGCGGCCCACGGAGAGAAGTAG
- a CDS encoding chaplin, with amino-acid sequence MKKTAAVAAGVIMAFGVAAPAFADAEAQGAAIGSPGVLSGNVVQIPIHVPVNVCGNTVNVIGALNPAFGNVCVND; translated from the coding sequence ATGAAGAAGACCGCCGCTGTCGCCGCGGGCGTGATCATGGCCTTCGGCGTGGCCGCCCCGGCCTTCGCGGACGCCGAAGCCCAGGGTGCCGCCATCGGTTCCCCGGGTGTCCTCTCGGGCAACGTCGTCCAGATCCCCATCCACGTGCCGGTCAACGTGTGCGGGAACACGGTCAACGTCATCGGTGCGCTGAACCCGGCGTTCGGCAACGTGTGCGTGAACGACTGA
- a CDS encoding chaplin produces the protein MTSILSLCSSSPVLADTRTSGAATDSAGVLSGDSVAAPVDVPVNACGDSVDAAAALNPAFGNSCAVEPSSGTHGTRGVPHGDDSGYGDDSGQEGGGGYGDNPGHEEGGGYGDNPGHEEGGGYGDHTPPPDDHHTPPPGGHHTPPPGGDHTPPPGDHTPPPGGDHTPPPGDHTPPPGGDHTPPPGGDHTPPPGDHTPPPGGDHTPPPGGEHTPPPGGHHMPPPQLPHTGAEAMLAASGASAAMIVGGVVLYRRGRAASRR, from the coding sequence GTGACAAGCATTCTGTCCCTGTGCAGCAGCAGCCCCGTCCTCGCCGACACGCGCACGAGCGGGGCCGCCACGGATTCGGCCGGCGTCCTGTCCGGCGACAGTGTGGCGGCGCCCGTCGATGTCCCCGTCAACGCCTGCGGCGACTCCGTCGACGCGGCCGCCGCGCTCAACCCGGCGTTCGGTAACTCCTGTGCCGTCGAACCGAGTTCGGGCACACACGGTACCCGTGGCGTGCCGCACGGCGACGATTCGGGTTACGGCGACGACTCCGGGCAGGAGGGGGGCGGCGGTTACGGCGACAACCCGGGGCACGAGGAGGGCGGCGGTTACGGCGACAACCCCGGGCACGAGGAGGGCGGCGGCTACGGCGACCACACGCCTCCGCCGGACGACCACCACACGCCACCTCCTGGTGGCCATCACACACCTCCGCCGGGTGGGGATCACACCCCTCCGCCGGGTGACCACACTCCGCCTCCTGGTGGGGACCACACGCCTCCGCCGGGTGACCACACTCCGCCTCCTGGTGGCGATCACACTCCGCCTCCTGGTGGGGACCACACCCCTCCGCCGGGTGACCACACGCCGCCTCCCGGTGGCGATCACACGCCTCCGCCCGGGGGCGAGCACACCCCGCCTCCCGGTGGCCACCACATGCCCCCGCCCCAGCTGCCCCACACCGGTGCCGAGGCCATGCTGGCCGCATCGGGTGCCAGCGCCGCGATGATCGTGGGCGGGGTCGTCCTGTACCGCCGGGGCCGAGCCGCCTCCCGCCGATAG
- a CDS encoding NAD(P)-binding domain-containing protein yields the protein MYDLLVVGAGPYGLSIASHAAAAGLRLRVFGRPMASWRDHMPRGMFLKSEPWASNLSDPHGRWQLDRYCADRGVAARHGEPIPVETFAEYGLWFARNAAPEVDERTVTRVTPCPGGFEAVTEDGQSVYARTVALAVGVIPFVEIPPALRDLPPSLVSHSSHHHDLSRFRGRDVTVVGGGQAALETAALLAEQDTRVRVLVRAAHLSWNDVPPPWERPWWQSARAPHSGLGCGWRNWFYSERPGLFHRLPESTRARVAATALGPAGAWWVRERVEGAVEVLPGHEVAAARSVRDGDGVRLEVVHRTGAEGPGVLASLETEHVIAATGFTAGCDRLTLLDPELRTGLTRTGAGSPRVTSAFESSHPGLFLAGLITAPGFGPAMRFVQGAAYTAETLVRGVRRRLRAGDVGAVVPAPGRRGHSGAPADARG from the coding sequence ATGTACGACCTGCTGGTGGTGGGCGCCGGGCCCTACGGCCTGTCCATCGCGTCCCACGCCGCGGCCGCCGGGCTGAGACTGCGCGTCTTCGGCCGGCCCATGGCGTCCTGGCGCGACCACATGCCCCGCGGCATGTTCCTCAAGTCGGAGCCCTGGGCCTCCAACCTCTCGGACCCGCACGGCCGTTGGCAGCTGGACCGGTACTGCGCGGACCGGGGGGTGGCGGCCCGGCACGGGGAGCCGATCCCGGTGGAGACGTTCGCCGAGTACGGCCTGTGGTTCGCGCGCAACGCCGCGCCCGAGGTCGACGAACGCACCGTGACCCGGGTGACCCCCTGCCCCGGCGGCTTCGAGGCGGTCACGGAGGACGGCCAGTCCGTGTACGCCCGTACGGTCGCCCTGGCGGTCGGCGTGATCCCCTTCGTCGAGATCCCGCCGGCCCTGCGCGACCTGCCCCCGTCCCTCGTCTCGCACAGCAGCCACCACCACGACCTCTCCCGCTTCCGCGGCCGGGACGTGACGGTCGTCGGCGGCGGCCAGGCGGCCCTGGAGACCGCGGCCCTCCTCGCCGAACAGGACACACGGGTACGGGTGTTGGTGCGTGCCGCCCACCTGTCCTGGAACGACGTGCCACCGCCGTGGGAACGCCCCTGGTGGCAGTCGGCCCGCGCCCCGCACAGCGGCCTGGGCTGCGGCTGGCGCAACTGGTTCTACTCCGAACGCCCCGGCCTCTTCCATCGCCTCCCGGAATCGACCCGGGCCCGCGTCGCCGCGACGGCACTCGGCCCGGCGGGCGCGTGGTGGGTGCGGGAGCGGGTCGAGGGGGCGGTGGAGGTACTGCCCGGCCACGAGGTCGCGGCGGCCCGATCGGTGAGGGACGGGGACGGGGTACGGCTGGAGGTGGTCCACCGGACAGGTGCCGAGGGGCCCGGAGTCCTGGCGTCTCTGGAAACCGAACACGTCATCGCGGCCACGGGCTTCACGGCCGGCTGTGACCGTCTGACCCTTCTCGATCCCGAGCTGCGCACCGGCCTCACCAGGACCGGGGCCGGTTCACCTCGGGTGACCTCAGCCTTCGAGTCCTCCCACCCCGGCCTCTTCCTGGCCGGCCTGATCACCGCCCCGGGCTTCGGCCCGGCGATGCGGTTCGTCCAGGGGGCGGCCTACACGGCGGAGACCTTGGTGCGGGGGGTGCGACGCAGGCTGCGGGCCGGGGACGTGGGAGCGGTGGTGCCGGCGCCGGGGAGGCGGGGGCACAGCGGGGCACCGGCGGACGCGCGCGGCTGA